One window from the genome of Pedococcus badiiscoriae encodes:
- a CDS encoding carbohydrate ABC transporter permease: MSLNPAAGGEAANLGITREALAATAKPPRRDRGGLRGREGMAGWLFVSPMIVILGLFLVIPILMALWVSLTNWNGSVNPFHTGPGAEFVGGKNYTDLFAKDGLTRSNFMQSISNTFWYVLFVVPLQTVLALGLALLVNNRLLKAKGFFRTAFYFPSVTSSIAISTVFLFLFSSTGAVNALLKALGLGQPNWFIDDRGLIRLLFNAVGVDNPGWAQHDILGRSLWDWLSGPSVALTVIIILVVWTTSGTFMLMFIAALQDLPVEVDEAAALDGATGWKKLRHVTIPMIRPALFLVLTLGLIGTWQVFDQIYVMGAGAPNGTTLTPAFLSYQQSFKNFKYGSGAAMAFVVFVIILALTRAQRWALTDKDERRPLFGRRKQVAR, translated from the coding sequence ATGTCACTCAACCCAGCCGCGGGCGGAGAAGCCGCCAACCTGGGGATCACCCGCGAGGCTCTTGCGGCGACGGCCAAGCCCCCGCGCCGCGACCGGGGAGGGCTGCGGGGACGCGAGGGAATGGCCGGGTGGCTGTTCGTCAGCCCGATGATCGTCATCCTCGGGCTGTTCCTCGTCATCCCCATCCTGATGGCGCTGTGGGTCAGCCTCACCAACTGGAACGGCTCGGTGAACCCGTTCCACACGGGCCCGGGCGCTGAGTTCGTCGGCGGCAAGAACTACACGGACCTGTTCGCCAAGGACGGCCTGACCCGCTCGAACTTCATGCAGTCGATCAGCAACACCTTCTGGTACGTCCTGTTCGTGGTTCCCCTGCAGACGGTGCTGGCGCTGGGTCTGGCCCTGCTCGTGAACAACCGGCTGCTCAAGGCGAAGGGCTTCTTCCGGACCGCGTTCTACTTCCCGTCGGTCACCAGCTCGATCGCGATCTCGACGGTCTTCCTCTTCCTCTTCTCCAGCACGGGCGCCGTCAACGCCCTGCTCAAGGCACTCGGTCTCGGTCAGCCGAACTGGTTCATCGACGACCGGGGGCTGATCCGCCTGCTGTTCAACGCGGTCGGGGTGGACAACCCCGGCTGGGCACAGCACGACATCCTCGGCCGGTCGCTCTGGGACTGGCTGTCGGGGCCGTCGGTGGCGCTCACCGTCATCATCATCCTGGTCGTGTGGACCACCTCGGGGACGTTCATGCTGATGTTCATCGCGGCCCTGCAGGACCTGCCGGTCGAGGTCGACGAGGCCGCGGCCCTCGACGGGGCCACCGGCTGGAAGAAGCTGCGGCACGTCACGATCCCGATGATCAGGCCGGCCCTGTTCCTCGTGCTCACCCTGGGCCTGATCGGCACCTGGCAGGTGTTCGACCAGATCTACGTCATGGGCGCGGGCGCACCGAACGGCACGACCCTGACGCCGGCCTTCCTCAGCTACCAGCAGAGCTTCAAGAACTTCAAGTACGGCTCGGGGGCCGCGATG
- a CDS encoding sugar ABC transporter substrate-binding protein, whose protein sequence is MRRIPILAVAATATTVLAMSACSGGGGFSSGSATQNTKKGPVHLTVMIGSSGDAETSAVKAATAAWASKTGNTVEVIAASDLGQQLGQAFASSSPPDLFYTDASKIGTYAKAGNLFAYGDQVKNAGFVDSLVQSFTYDGKFYCAPKDSSTLGLQINTDLWKAAGLTEADYPKDWAGLESVAKKLTKGNVTGLVIGNDINRSGAFMRQAGGWVVKDGKMTADAPGNLQGLQEVQKLMKEGVLKFNTQTKPAAGWGGEAFGKGLAAMTMEGNWIAGGMKDFPKIKYKTVELPAGPAGKGTLMFTNCWGIAAKSPNQTAAVDLVKSLITPEQQMKFADAFGVMPSTTQGLQQFAAKYPDSKAFVDGAAYGQGPVNLAGLDDVISKFNSQLGTMTGTTGDPKAWLADLQKNGTAALGG, encoded by the coding sequence ATGAGGCGTATCCCCATCCTTGCCGTCGCGGCGACGGCCACCACCGTGCTGGCGATGAGCGCCTGCAGCGGAGGCGGCGGCTTCAGCAGCGGCTCGGCCACGCAGAACACCAAGAAGGGCCCGGTGCACCTGACCGTGATGATCGGCAGCTCCGGCGACGCCGAGACCTCCGCGGTCAAGGCGGCCACGGCGGCGTGGGCATCCAAGACGGGGAACACCGTCGAGGTCATCGCCGCGTCCGACCTCGGACAGCAGCTCGGCCAGGCGTTCGCCAGCTCGAGCCCGCCCGACCTCTTCTACACCGACGCCTCCAAGATCGGCACCTACGCCAAGGCCGGCAACCTCTTCGCCTACGGGGACCAGGTCAAGAACGCCGGCTTCGTCGACTCCCTGGTGCAGTCCTTCACCTACGACGGCAAGTTCTACTGCGCGCCGAAGGACTCCTCGACCCTCGGGCTGCAGATCAATACGGACCTGTGGAAGGCGGCCGGACTCACCGAGGCCGACTACCCGAAGGACTGGGCGGGCCTGGAGTCGGTGGCCAAGAAGCTCACCAAGGGCAACGTCACCGGTCTGGTCATCGGCAACGACATCAACCGCTCCGGCGCCTTCATGAGGCAGGCCGGCGGCTGGGTCGTCAAGGACGGCAAGATGACCGCCGACGCCCCCGGCAACCTCCAGGGCCTCCAGGAGGTCCAGAAGCTGATGAAGGAGGGCGTCCTCAAGTTCAACACCCAGACCAAGCCCGCCGCCGGCTGGGGTGGTGAGGCCTTCGGCAAGGGCCTGGCCGCCATGACGATGGAGGGCAACTGGATCGCCGGTGGCATGAAGGACTTCCCGAAGATCAAGTACAAGACCGTCGAGCTGCCTGCCGGCCCCGCTGGCAAGGGCACGCTGATGTTCACCAACTGCTGGGGCATCGCCGCCAAGTCGCCCAACCAGACCGCGGCGGTCGACCTGGTCAAGAGCCTCATCACCCCCGAGCAGCAGATGAAGTTCGCGGACGCGTTCGGCGTCATGCCGTCCACGACGCAGGGCCTGCAGCAGTTCGCCGCGAAGTACCCGGACAGCAAGGCCTTCGTCGACGGCGCGGCCTACGGTCAGGGCCCGGTCAACCTGGCTGGTCTGGACGACGTCATCTCGAAGTTCAACAGCCAGCTCGGGACCATGACGGGCACCACCGGTGACCCGAAGGCCTGGTTGGCCGACCTCCAGAAGAACGGCACCGCAGCCCTCGGAGGCTGA